The following coding sequences lie in one Polyodon spathula isolate WHYD16114869_AA chromosome 15, ASM1765450v1, whole genome shotgun sequence genomic window:
- the LOC121328059 gene encoding putative claudin-24 — MEPGLCVAEPLGLFLCVGAWVCTLTTTILPQWLTLSTELLQTESYQLGLWETCVVQDLGGIECRPYDSMLGLPGDIRLARILMCVAVATGLLGLLVPIPGLTYVNCCNGRGGERTKRVLRVLGGAFSFLAGIICLVPVSYMAHLTVLKFWDDTIPDIVPRWEFGEALFCGWTAGFLHIVGGIVFASSHFCYEEESDSKATRSLEMQALDNTSQTRVEYV, encoded by the coding sequence ATGGAGCCAGGGCTGTGTGTTGCGGAGCCGCTGGGACTGTTTCTCTGTGTGGGGGCTTGGGTTTGCACACTGACCACCACTATTTTACCCCAGTGGTTGACACTCTCCACAGAGCTGCTGCAGACAGAAAGCTACCAGCTCGGTCTGTGGGAGACCTGTGTTGTTCAAGATCTGGGTGGCATTGAATGCAGACCTTACGATAGCATGCTCGGCCTCCCTGGGGATATCAGGCTGGCTCGGATCCTCATGTGTGTGGCAGTGGCTACTGGGCTCCTGGGTCTACTGGTCCCAATACCTGGACTCACCTACGTGAACTGCTGCAATGGCCGGGGTGGTGAGCGGACAAAGAGGGTCCTGAGAGTGTTGGGAGGCGCATTCTCTTTTCTCGCTGGCATCATTTGTCTGGTGCCAGTGTCCTACATGGCTCACTTGACGGTGCTCAAGTTCTGGGATGACACGATTCCCGATATTGTTCCCAGGTGGGAGTTTGGGGAAGCACTGTTCTGCGGGTGGACTGCTGGATTCCTCCACATTGTCGGAGGGATCGTCTTTGCTTCCTCTCACTTTTGCTATGAAGAGGAATCGGATAGTAAAGCTACAAGAAGTCTGGAAATGCAAGCTTTGGACAACACATCCCAGACCAGGGTGGAGTATGTGTAA
- the LOC121327616 gene encoding claudin-34-like has translation MPYLAVTTNLQFVSFWLGTVGWILVAVATGLIEWRIWYVADRTIITSGVASVGIWRICFFSDRLVSPELRVMYCQYISVWDSFTPVEICVSQVLMVLGIFAGAVGKAVSVYTFRNIFFGMNEARSLRITFSFGGALYILSSVCVVISVGWNINSVLRNHTIDFPANFYMPSSPSTQEVGSAIYVGISAAILLLFSGIVFLCYTFPERHGPKIHPGNSLESISLSSFNTSNSRCTLSAVSHDDQSSHEHTMDNPAFQSDENIAIF, from the coding sequence ATGCCCTACCTTGCGGTCACTACTAATCTACAGTTCGTCAGTTTTTGGTTAGGTACAGTGGGATGGATCTTGGTAGCAGTAGCAACCGGACTTATAGAGTGGAGAATATGGTACGTGGCGGACCGAACCATCATAACCTCTGGGGTGGCCTCGGTTGGCATTTGGCGGATTTGTTTCTTCAGTGACCGGCTGGTGTCTCCTGAGTTGCGAGTGATGTACTGTCAGTATATCAGCGTGTGGGACTCCTTTACCCCAGTGGAGATATGTGTCTCTCAGGTTCTCATGGTTCTGGGCATATTCGCCGGAGCAGTCGGAAAAGCTGTTTCTGTTTACACTTTTAGAAACATCTTCTTCGGAATGAATGAGGCCAGATCCCTAAGGATTACTTTTTCATTTGGCGGGGCTCTGTATATTCTCTctagtgtgtgtgttgtaatttCTGTTGGCTGGAATATAAACTCTGTGCTGAGAAACCACACAATAGACTTCCCAGCCAACTTTTACATGCCCTCTTCTCCCTCGACCCAAGAGGTTGGCTCTGCTATTTATGTTGGAATCTCAGCTGCTATTCTGCTGCTGTTCAGTGGGATTGTGTTTCTCTGCTACACGTTTCCAGAAAGACATGGTCCCAAAATCCATCCAGGGAATAGCTTAGAGTCCATCAGTTTGAGTTCATTTAACACTTCCAACTCCAGATGTACTTTGTCTGCAGTTAGTCATGATGATCAAAGCTCTCATGAACATACAATGGACAATCCAGCTTTTCAGTCCGATGAGAATATTGCCATTTTTTAG